CGGCATCTGACCGATCGGTTGCCGGTGATGACCACCCCGCGCTGGGTGCACAACGAGATCCAGCCGATCGCCGTCGACGATGTGCTGCACTACCTCGCCGAGGCGGCCACCGCGCCGGTGCCGCGGTCACGGACCTGGGATATCGGCGGGCCCGACGTCATGGAGTACGGCGAGGCAATGCAGGGCTACGCCGATGTGGCGAGGCTGCGCCGCCGGATGATCGTGGTGTTGCCGTTCCTGACCCCGACGATCGCGAGCTGGTGGGTGGGGCTGGTGACGCCCATCCCGTCGGGCCTGGCCCGCCCACTCGTCGAGTCGCTGCACTGCGATGCGGTGATGCACGACCACGACATCGACGCGGTGATCGGGCCTCCGCCGAACGGTCTGACCCGCTACCGCGACGCCGTCAGCGAGGCGTTGGCCAGTGATGGCACCGCGGCCGACAGGGACCGGCGCCGACTGGTGAGGTTGAGCTCGCCCGAACCGCAGTAGATCTCAGGGCGCGCGCAGCGCGTCGGCGGCATTGCCGGC
This region of Mycolicibacterium diernhoferi genomic DNA includes:
- a CDS encoding NAD(P)H-binding protein → MRCLVTGATGYIGGNLVPVLLERGHQVRALARRPEKLDDRPWRDRVEVARGDLGDLASLTAAFADTDVVYYLVHSMGTSTDFVAEEARAARNVVSASRSAGVRRIVYLSGLHPDGQLSPHLRSRTAVGDILIESGIETVVLQAGIVIGSGSASFEMIRHLTDRLPVMTTPRWVHNEIQPIAVDDVLHYLAEAATAPVPRSRTWDIGGPDVMEYGEAMQGYADVARLRRRMIVVLPFLTPTIASWWVGLVTPIPSGLARPLVESLHCDAVMHDHDIDAVIGPPPNGLTRYRDAVSEALASDGTAADRDRRRLVRLSSPEPQ